In one window of Legionella fallonii LLAP-10 DNA:
- the lptA gene encoding lipopolysaccharide transport periplasmic protein LptA, translating to MRQLKVKCFLLSFLVTVSTLGFALSSDQKKVMHVTADSANLNQLNHKGTYTGNVEFVQGTTNLHANDAVTQGNAKNQLTLAIANGSKGKQAHYWTQTDPSKPMFHAYADSIRYYPLRHLIELIGNARIEQGSNSLSAAKITYDTLKHHVVSQGDKKSRTVIILYPEKKSL from the coding sequence GTCATTTCTTGTAACGGTCTCTACGCTAGGATTTGCATTATCTTCGGATCAGAAAAAGGTAATGCATGTAACAGCAGATTCAGCCAATTTAAATCAATTAAACCATAAAGGTACTTACACTGGAAATGTAGAATTTGTTCAAGGAACTACCAATCTACATGCCAATGATGCCGTAACCCAAGGCAATGCTAAAAATCAACTTACCTTAGCCATAGCCAATGGCTCTAAAGGCAAGCAAGCTCATTATTGGACTCAAACTGATCCTAGTAAACCTATGTTTCATGCCTATGCAGACAGCATTCGCTATTATCCTTTACGCCATCTCATTGAATTAATTGGCAATGCACGCATTGAACAAGGTTCTAATTCTTTATCGGCAGCAAAAATAACCTATGATACTTTGAAGCATCATGTTGTATCGCAAGGTGATAAAAAATCACGAACAGTAATCATTCTCTACCCCGAGAAAAAATCACTATGA
- a CDS encoding type I polyketide synthase, producing MMHPKDELVRIAVVGVGGIFPGARNATEFWRNIVTGKDLITEVPPDHWNIADYYDKDPKAEDKTYCRRGAFIPHVEFDPIEWGMPPQNIVSTDTSQLLALIVAKEVLQDTFDGKFFGVDLSRASVILGATCMLESIPPVSNRQYRPLWTKAMKEHGLSDKQAKEICDRICEHLPPWTESTFPGLLMNVIAGRIANRLNFGGTNCTTDAACASSLAALSMGINELRVNQSDLVVIGGVDTLNDIQTYMCFSKTPALSPSEECRPFSAKSDGTMLGEGLGLLALKRLEDAERDGNHIYAIIRGIGTSSDGRSKSIYAPLADGQAVALKNAYAMAAYPPSTVDLMEAHGTGTRAGDTEEFKSLNKIFSMDNPEQKQWCALGSIKSQIGHTKGAAGAASLFKIVMALHHKVLPPTLKVDEPNPNLDIENSPFYLNTSTRPWIKDDTTPRRASVSSFGFGGTNFHIAVEEYQGSGKKALRLNSFDSHLLLLSADNAPALMTECRKVVDETQTYDEAYVAHRARKSYQDFNYQKNYRIAILAKNNTELREKLCKVIQQLEKNSERPITEKDIYYSSGSRTGKLAFIFSGQGSQYLNMGTDIAINFDSPRKIWDKTATIQLDKNRFLHEVVYPKAVFSIDEKKKQYELINNTIWSQPSIAAMAYSQIALLNELNIKPDCVAGHSFGELVALAYAGSYDFETLVKMARTRGELMAPHGGAEPGGMLAVLHPVEDTLARLKEWQLPLVIANYNSPNELILSGKKEDINKAVTLFNQYKISCTELPVSNAFHSPMMETAATEFRQYIETIPFNALTLPVYSNLYAKQYQTPEIKDTLANTLVNSVRFSEMITSMYNDGVRTFVEVGPGSVLSHLTETILAGKNVQSIAIDHKNDHGVISLLRALGQLAALGIPFDINQLFAAFTMPPEPEILANKKHRILINGTNVKPIVPPLKTPASHPMELVESPEPTDKAYNIEPPLIQPHMNTVNIPPIETQRITSMSDTDNKHSPIITLLEDIQENITREYEIYQKSTAESHHAFLQIMEQTLQQLHHHRNENSNTLIEQEYLAQINELAQQRGEQHNQSVNAFTAPVKEPEIKINVENKPNNIPKQNEEPDQLANAVLTVIAQETGYPQEMLKLDMEMEADLGIDSIKRVEILSVIKEKIPNLPELDPMQLSTLKTLEQLKNYLANQSDSEPKIKAQSSVIAPHNEVVTPAPVGISPATQIQQQDITKSILAIIAEETGYPQEMLKLDMEMEADLGIDSIKRVEIFSAIKEKIPNLPELDPMQLATLKTLEQLNNYLANQSNNQQNIEMQSTLLTFPETSHRPIAEAIPEEPTARQDLTQNILAIIAEETGYPQEMLKLDMEMEADLGIDSIKRVEIFSAIKEKIPNLPEFDPMQLATLKTLEQLKNYLANQSYSEQKIEVQSTVLTFPETPQNKVAEPILAAPKLQRDITQDILAIIAEETGYPQEMLKLDMEMEADLGIDSIKHVEIFSAIKEKMPNLPELDPMQLATLKTLGQLKDYLENPVEGPQLKEEITPPLVDEKPPETVLKNDFRLGQHLIQVPFSQQVMPGLIGNNCFIIKDKKGIATQLANFLRSQGINAVEVTQPKEISGERPCIIYLEGLAQFTSIEESMNANIAAFNLLQSIATMVEQGGSIVIAQDTGGTLGQTSANPIRSWSGGLLSLARTARWEWPNTFIKAIDIDCANQLPQDIAKRLAEELLLGGESKEIGLGLDGSRVAVEDIYLNYAPPQSLSLADGDVVIVTGGGHGITSWCIEALASQYHLHFILLGRTALQSEPDYCKSAQTPAELKGILFQNKQSVITPRQLDEEAKRILTNREIRKTLDALSKNGSKATYYSLDILNEQELKATINEITQKHGVIKGLIHGAGILRDKMITQKSPEEFKAVFNTKVKGLALLINALHSQPLHLICLFSSVVARYGNKGQSDYAMANQVLNTVATNEAMQRSAQCLVKAINWGAWEGGMVTPELSKQFRERGVSLLSREQGVTLFLEELAQKHPISIVLGGPLNETKENKDALEQGRHCFIINKESYSFLQSHVIKDKPVVPMCLILEWFVSVAKNKLPDMQKIVCSDLKIHRGIRLDNLDNEAFFVGSANAQQNEYDDLQMKLENDEGKLFCTMSVLVNGEEKSNGIKLLADETSGQWPWRASDCYGDMSKLFHGPHFHLIHSLDDYGENTATATLRGIDTLNWPDHHQWITDPGLVDGAFQVASLFGQKHFKRISLPMKVKKIIIHHHGVIKSSVKCLLQCLSCDGFRATYHLMLLAGSMQILEIQGLEMVIMP from the coding sequence ATGATGCACCCTAAAGATGAATTAGTTAGAATTGCTGTAGTTGGTGTCGGTGGTATCTTTCCTGGAGCACGTAATGCAACCGAATTTTGGAGAAACATTGTAACAGGAAAAGATCTGATTACGGAGGTTCCCCCTGATCATTGGAATATAGCTGATTATTACGATAAAGATCCTAAAGCCGAAGATAAAACTTATTGCCGCCGCGGCGCGTTTATACCTCATGTTGAATTTGATCCCATAGAATGGGGTATGCCTCCACAAAATATAGTCTCCACAGATACCTCTCAACTGCTCGCTCTCATTGTTGCTAAAGAAGTTCTTCAAGATACATTTGATGGAAAATTTTTCGGCGTCGATCTTTCTCGTGCATCAGTAATATTAGGTGCCACCTGTATGCTTGAATCTATTCCTCCAGTGTCAAATCGCCAATATCGTCCACTATGGACAAAAGCCATGAAAGAACATGGCTTAAGTGACAAACAAGCAAAAGAAATTTGTGATCGAATTTGTGAACATCTACCACCCTGGACTGAAAGCACTTTTCCAGGTTTATTAATGAATGTAATTGCTGGACGTATCGCTAACAGATTAAATTTTGGAGGAACCAATTGTACTACCGACGCTGCATGCGCAAGTTCATTAGCAGCGCTGTCTATGGGAATTAATGAACTCAGAGTAAATCAATCTGATCTTGTTGTTATCGGAGGCGTTGATACCTTAAACGATATCCAAACTTATATGTGTTTTAGTAAGACACCCGCATTATCTCCATCAGAGGAATGCCGTCCCTTTTCTGCAAAGTCAGATGGCACTATGCTAGGTGAAGGACTTGGCCTGTTAGCGTTGAAAAGATTAGAAGACGCAGAACGAGATGGAAATCATATTTATGCAATAATTCGTGGCATTGGAACTTCCTCCGATGGCAGATCTAAAAGTATCTACGCACCTCTAGCAGATGGACAAGCGGTAGCATTAAAAAATGCCTATGCTATGGCTGCATATCCACCAAGTACAGTCGACTTAATGGAGGCACATGGTACTGGGACTAGAGCAGGAGATACGGAGGAATTTAAATCCCTGAATAAAATTTTTTCAATGGATAATCCTGAGCAAAAACAATGGTGTGCTCTGGGCAGTATCAAATCTCAAATTGGTCATACAAAAGGTGCGGCAGGAGCAGCCAGCCTATTCAAAATTGTCATGGCGCTGCACCACAAGGTATTGCCCCCTACCCTTAAAGTAGACGAGCCTAATCCTAACCTGGATATTGAAAACTCTCCCTTCTATTTAAATACTTCAACCAGACCATGGATTAAAGATGACACTACTCCTAGACGAGCCTCAGTTAGTTCATTTGGTTTTGGCGGTACCAATTTCCATATTGCCGTGGAAGAATACCAAGGTAGCGGTAAAAAAGCATTGAGGCTCAATTCCTTTGACTCTCATCTGCTTCTGCTTTCAGCCGATAATGCGCCAGCATTAATGACTGAGTGTCGTAAAGTGGTTGATGAAACCCAAACTTATGACGAAGCCTATGTTGCCCACCGTGCTCGCAAGTCTTATCAGGATTTTAATTATCAAAAAAATTATCGTATCGCTATTCTAGCTAAAAATAATACTGAATTAAGAGAAAAACTCTGTAAAGTAATTCAGCAATTAGAGAAGAACTCAGAAAGACCAATAACAGAAAAAGATATTTACTATTCTTCTGGTTCTAGGACAGGAAAACTTGCTTTTATTTTTTCTGGTCAAGGCAGTCAATACCTTAATATGGGGACGGATATTGCCATTAATTTCGATTCCCCTCGAAAAATTTGGGATAAAACAGCAACAATTCAATTGGATAAGAATCGCTTCTTGCATGAAGTTGTCTATCCTAAAGCAGTATTCTCTATAGATGAAAAAAAGAAACAATATGAGCTGATTAACAATACAATTTGGTCGCAACCTTCCATAGCAGCAATGGCTTATTCACAAATTGCTTTATTAAACGAACTGAATATTAAGCCTGATTGTGTCGCAGGACATAGCTTCGGAGAATTAGTTGCTCTTGCCTACGCAGGCTCATATGACTTTGAAACATTGGTAAAAATGGCACGCACACGTGGTGAATTGATGGCTCCACATGGTGGAGCTGAGCCAGGTGGAATGCTGGCCGTATTACACCCTGTAGAAGATACATTAGCGCGCTTAAAAGAATGGCAACTCCCTTTAGTTATTGCCAATTATAACAGCCCCAATGAGCTTATTTTGTCAGGAAAAAAAGAGGATATAAATAAAGCGGTAACTTTATTTAATCAATATAAGATCTCATGTACAGAATTACCTGTTTCTAACGCATTTCACTCCCCTATGATGGAGACCGCAGCAACTGAATTTAGACAATACATAGAAACAATACCATTTAATGCTCTAACCCTACCGGTTTATTCTAATTTGTACGCCAAACAGTATCAAACACCGGAAATAAAAGACACTCTAGCGAATACTTTGGTCAACTCTGTCCGCTTCAGTGAAATGATTACCTCCATGTATAATGACGGAGTTAGAACATTCGTAGAGGTCGGCCCAGGTTCTGTCTTATCTCACTTAACAGAAACAATATTAGCTGGAAAAAATGTCCAAAGTATCGCAATAGATCATAAAAACGATCATGGTGTAATTTCCTTACTACGAGCACTTGGTCAACTAGCAGCCTTAGGCATACCGTTTGATATCAATCAATTGTTTGCAGCATTTACTATGCCACCAGAGCCAGAAATATTGGCCAATAAAAAACATAGAATTCTCATTAATGGTACTAATGTAAAACCTATTGTTCCGCCACTAAAAACACCAGCCAGCCACCCTATGGAACTAGTAGAAAGCCCTGAACCAACTGATAAAGCATACAACATAGAGCCGCCGCTTATTCAGCCCCATATGAATACAGTAAATATTCCCCCTATTGAAACACAAAGGATTACTTCCATGAGTGATACAGATAATAAACATTCTCCCATCATTACCTTACTCGAAGATATTCAAGAAAATATCACGCGAGAATATGAAATTTATCAGAAATCAACCGCAGAATCACATCATGCATTTCTGCAGATAATGGAACAGACTTTACAGCAACTACATCACCATAGGAACGAAAATAGTAACACTCTGATAGAACAAGAATACTTAGCTCAAATAAATGAACTAGCTCAACAGAGAGGAGAACAGCATAATCAGTCAGTAAATGCGTTCACCGCCCCTGTGAAAGAGCCCGAGATCAAAATAAATGTAGAAAACAAGCCCAACAACATCCCCAAACAAAATGAAGAGCCAGATCAACTAGCGAATGCGGTGCTCACAGTCATTGCTCAAGAAACGGGCTATCCCCAAGAGATGTTAAAATTAGACATGGAAATGGAGGCTGACCTCGGTATCGATTCAATCAAACGAGTGGAGATTCTCTCTGTAATTAAAGAAAAAATCCCGAATTTGCCTGAACTTGATCCCATGCAACTATCCACACTAAAAACACTGGAACAATTAAAAAATTATTTGGCAAACCAATCTGATAGCGAACCCAAAATAAAAGCACAATCCTCCGTAATCGCGCCCCATAATGAGGTTGTCACCCCAGCGCCAGTAGGAATATCGCCTGCTACACAAATTCAGCAACAAGATATAACCAAAAGCATTCTCGCAATTATTGCTGAAGAAACTGGCTATCCCCAAGAAATGTTGAAATTAGACATGGAAATGGAAGCGGACCTCGGTATCGATTCAATCAAGCGCGTAGAAATATTCTCAGCAATTAAAGAAAAAATACCCAATCTACCTGAACTTGATCCCATGCAGTTGGCCACACTGAAAACTCTGGAACAATTAAATAATTATTTGGCCAACCAGTCCAATAATCAACAAAATATAGAGATGCAATCAACACTACTTACCTTCCCCGAAACATCGCATAGGCCAATAGCCGAAGCGATACCGGAGGAACCGACAGCAAGACAAGATTTAACACAGAACATTCTTGCAATTATTGCTGAAGAAACTGGCTATCCTCAAGAAATGTTAAAATTAGACATGGAAATGGAGGCTGACCTCGGTATCGATTCAATCAAACGGGTAGAAATATTCTCAGCAATTAAAGAAAAAATCCCGAACCTACCTGAATTTGATCCGATGCAGTTAGCCACACTAAAAACACTAGAACAGTTAAAAAACTATCTAGCCAATCAATCTTATAGTGAACAAAAAATAGAGGTACAATCTACAGTTCTTACCTTCCCCGAAACACCACAGAACAAAGTAGCAGAACCAATACTGGCTGCACCGAAACTGCAACGTGATATAACCCAAGACATTCTCGCAATTATTGCTGAAGAAACTGGCTATCCCCAAGAAATGTTGAAATTAGACATGGAAATGGAAGCAGACCTCGGTATCGATTCAATCAAACACGTAGAAATATTCTCCGCAATTAAAGAAAAAATGCCCAATCTACCTGAACTTGATCCCATGCAGTTGGCCACACTGAAAACATTAGGGCAGCTAAAAGACTATTTAGAAAATCCTGTGGAGGGCCCCCAATTAAAGGAAGAGATAACTCCGCCACTAGTGGATGAAAAGCCCCCGGAAACTGTCCTGAAAAACGATTTTCGTCTTGGACAACACCTCATCCAAGTGCCCTTTAGCCAACAGGTTATGCCCGGATTAATAGGAAATAATTGTTTTATAATCAAAGATAAAAAGGGTATTGCTACACAATTAGCTAACTTTTTACGAAGCCAAGGAATTAATGCAGTTGAGGTAACTCAGCCCAAAGAAATAAGTGGAGAACGCCCCTGTATTATCTATTTGGAGGGCTTAGCTCAGTTTACTTCGATAGAAGAAAGCATGAATGCCAATATAGCCGCATTTAATTTGCTCCAATCTATAGCAACTATGGTGGAACAAGGTGGTTCTATTGTAATTGCCCAAGATACAGGAGGAACGCTGGGGCAAACATCTGCTAATCCGATACGCTCTTGGTCTGGAGGTCTGCTGTCTCTTGCAAGGACAGCTCGATGGGAGTGGCCAAATACTTTCATTAAAGCGATTGATATTGATTGCGCCAATCAATTACCTCAAGATATTGCAAAACGCTTAGCCGAAGAATTACTACTCGGAGGAGAAAGCAAGGAAATAGGTCTTGGACTGGATGGCAGCCGTGTCGCAGTTGAAGATATCTACCTTAATTATGCCCCCCCTCAATCATTATCTTTAGCTGACGGTGATGTGGTTATTGTTACAGGAGGAGGTCATGGCATCACTTCATGGTGTATTGAGGCATTGGCATCTCAATATCATCTGCACTTCATTCTCCTAGGGAGAACAGCATTACAAAGTGAACCTGATTATTGTAAATCAGCTCAAACCCCCGCTGAATTAAAGGGTATTTTATTTCAAAACAAGCAGTCAGTAATAACACCTCGACAACTGGATGAGGAAGCTAAACGCATTTTAACTAATAGAGAAATACGGAAAACACTGGACGCATTAAGCAAAAACGGTAGTAAAGCAACTTATTACTCCTTAGATATTCTAAATGAACAGGAACTTAAAGCGACTATTAATGAAATCACACAAAAACATGGAGTAATAAAAGGCCTAATACATGGTGCTGGAATTTTGCGAGATAAAATGATCACACAGAAATCACCGGAGGAATTCAAAGCCGTTTTCAACACTAAAGTCAAAGGTTTAGCCTTATTAATCAATGCACTTCATTCCCAACCATTACATTTAATTTGTCTCTTTTCATCAGTAGTCGCTCGCTATGGAAATAAAGGGCAATCAGATTATGCTATGGCGAATCAAGTACTTAATACCGTTGCTACAAATGAGGCGATGCAACGCAGTGCTCAATGTTTAGTTAAAGCCATTAACTGGGGAGCCTGGGAAGGAGGTATGGTCACTCCAGAGCTCAGTAAGCAATTTCGTGAACGAGGTGTAAGCTTATTATCTCGAGAACAGGGAGTGACCTTATTTCTTGAGGAACTAGCACAAAAACATCCCATATCTATCGTTCTCGGTGGTCCATTAAATGAGACGAAAGAGAATAAAGACGCCTTAGAACAAGGACGGCATTGTTTCATTATCAATAAAGAAAGTTATTCATTCTTACAAAGCCATGTGATTAAAGATAAGCCGGTTGTTCCAATGTGCCTGATTCTAGAATGGTTCGTGAGCGTTGCTAAAAATAAACTGCCCGATATGCAAAAAATCGTTTGCTCTGATTTAAAAATACACCGGGGCATTAGGCTCGATAATTTAGATAATGAAGCATTTTTTGTGGGAAGTGCTAACGCCCAACAAAATGAGTACGACGATTTACAGATGAAACTTGAAAATGATGAAGGCAAGTTATTCTGTACCATGTCAGTTCTTGTAAATGGTGAAGAAAAATCAAATGGAATAAAACTACTCGCCGACGAAACATCCGGTCAGTGGCCCTGGAGAGCCTCTGATTGTTATGGTGATATGTCAAAACTTTTTCATGGCCCTCATTTTCATCTTATCCATTCCTTAGATGACTATGGAGAAAACACCGCAACAGCAACACTAAGAGGCATTGATACATTAAATTGGCCCGATCATCATCAATGGATAACGGATCCAGGATTAGTAGATGGCGCATTTCAGGTGGCCAGTTTGTTTGGACAGAAACACTTCAAAAGGATCAGTCTTCCAATGAAAGTGAAAAAAATAATTATTCATCATCATGGCGTCATAAAATCTTCAGTGAAATGCTTGCTGCAATGTCTTTCTTGTGATGGTTTTCGTGCAACGTATCACCTTATGCTGCTCGCAGGTAGTATGCAAATCCTAGAAATTCAAGGTTTAGAGATGGTAATTATGCCTTAA
- a CDS encoding MMPL family transporter, whose protein sequence is MENAKFYRLGKFIYRFRWVVIILWALGILSCIPFLPKLITPFKTTGFVDEHSSSAAAEQYLNKELGYDNKNNILVMYHSSKLLTTNPLFLKKIKQSLADLEDFPLKHEIIFPDKKQQTSKDKHTAYAVIMIKSNKPISDNLFAQLKSSIKTPAHMTVRTGGEPFFVESVNKQTQVDLYKADIIATPVAIITLLFVFGSLVAAVLPIILGGGCALIILTNLFFIGHYFTLSIFTLNIALLLGLCLSLDYALFVINRFRDEINNGLDTIEAIAITQARAGKAIFFSGLAVFASLSALFLFPINILFSIAVGGGVAVLIAMLMAISLLPAILSVLDSKINWLSVRKRKKNEENSFSIWHWIAEKVVHRPLISFISVLILLLLLGYPFLNAKFGLSDYKIFPEKSAGREFYDTYAEKFNINELTPILMIVQSPSSPILSKNNIYHLYDLAQKLKKNPDIKKVNSIVTGNSDLTKKQYYDLYHLKQSRDSDEVKKLLSTTTHNHVTVITIVSKYPVNSPETKELITKLQQIKKFKGLNLQLAGKPASNKEVLGTIYRVLPYAILWIMVFSYLILLLLLRSLFLPFKAILMNLLSLSACYGALVLVFQDGYLSHLLNFQPQGFLDISLLVIIFCALFGFSMDYEVFLLSRIKESYESTRSNTKSIIFGIEKSSRIITSAALIVIVLCSSFLVADVLMVKAFGLGIAVAIFVDAFLIRTILVPATMALLESWNWYLPKFLDKILPKF, encoded by the coding sequence ATGGAAAACGCAAAGTTTTACCGACTGGGAAAATTTATTTATCGCTTTCGTTGGGTTGTTATTATTTTATGGGCCTTGGGTATCTTATCGTGCATTCCTTTTCTGCCTAAACTAATAACTCCATTTAAAACAACAGGCTTTGTTGACGAACACTCCTCCAGTGCGGCTGCAGAGCAATATCTGAATAAAGAATTAGGCTATGATAATAAGAATAACATCCTTGTGATGTATCACAGTTCTAAACTTCTAACCACTAATCCTCTATTTCTCAAAAAAATAAAGCAATCATTAGCTGATTTAGAAGATTTCCCTCTCAAACATGAAATTATTTTCCCAGACAAAAAACAACAAACATCTAAAGACAAACATACTGCCTATGCTGTCATCATGATTAAATCAAATAAGCCAATTTCTGATAACTTATTTGCTCAACTTAAGTCCTCTATAAAAACACCTGCACATATGACAGTACGTACAGGAGGAGAACCTTTTTTTGTAGAAAGTGTAAATAAGCAGACTCAAGTCGATCTGTATAAAGCCGATATAATCGCAACACCAGTAGCGATAATTACTCTACTCTTTGTTTTTGGTTCCTTAGTGGCTGCCGTCCTCCCTATTATACTAGGCGGAGGATGTGCCCTCATCATATTAACTAATCTTTTTTTCATAGGGCATTATTTTACTCTATCCATATTCACTTTAAACATTGCTTTACTATTAGGCCTTTGTCTTAGCTTGGATTATGCTTTATTCGTCATTAATCGTTTTCGTGATGAGATCAATAATGGATTAGACACCATTGAGGCAATTGCCATAACCCAAGCCCGTGCTGGGAAAGCTATTTTTTTCAGTGGTCTTGCGGTCTTTGCAAGCCTTAGCGCTCTATTTTTATTTCCCATTAATATACTTTTTTCTATCGCGGTAGGAGGCGGAGTTGCTGTACTAATAGCCATGTTAATGGCGATTTCATTATTGCCCGCCATCCTCTCAGTATTGGATTCTAAAATTAATTGGTTATCGGTGAGAAAACGCAAAAAAAATGAAGAGAATAGTTTTAGTATCTGGCATTGGATAGCGGAAAAAGTAGTTCATCGCCCGCTTATATCGTTCATTTCTGTCCTTATTCTTTTATTGCTATTGGGATATCCATTTTTAAACGCTAAATTTGGCCTATCTGATTATAAAATATTCCCGGAAAAATCAGCGGGTAGGGAGTTTTATGATACTTATGCCGAGAAATTCAATATTAATGAATTAACACCTATATTGATGATAGTACAATCGCCATCTTCTCCTATTTTATCTAAAAATAATATTTATCATTTATATGATTTAGCACAGAAATTGAAAAAAAATCCAGATATTAAAAAAGTGAATAGCATAGTCACTGGTAATTCTGATTTAACTAAAAAACAATATTATGATCTGTACCATTTAAAACAAAGTAGAGACAGCGATGAGGTCAAAAAATTATTATCTACCACAACTCATAATCATGTTACTGTTATAACTATAGTGAGCAAATATCCAGTCAACTCCCCTGAAACAAAAGAATTAATTACTAAGTTACAACAAATAAAAAAATTCAAAGGATTAAACCTTCAATTAGCCGGAAAACCTGCGAGTAATAAAGAAGTATTAGGAACAATCTATCGCGTACTTCCTTATGCTATTTTATGGATCATGGTTTTTAGCTATCTTATTCTTCTTCTATTATTACGCTCCCTATTCTTACCCTTTAAAGCAATCTTGATGAATTTATTGAGTCTTTCTGCCTGTTACGGGGCTTTAGTTTTGGTATTTCAAGATGGATATTTGTCGCATTTACTTAATTTCCAGCCCCAAGGTTTTTTAGACATTAGTTTATTAGTCATTATTTTCTGTGCTTTATTTGGCTTTTCAATGGATTACGAAGTATTTCTGCTATCTAGAATAAAAGAGTCTTACGAAAGTACTAGGAGTAATACTAAGAGCATTATATTCGGTATAGAAAAAAGCAGTCGAATTATTACTAGTGCAGCACTAATAGTTATTGTTCTGTGTTCTTCATTTTTAGTAGCAGATGTACTCATGGTGAAGGCCTTTGGCCTTGGCATCGCCGTTGCTATTTTTGTAGATGCCTTTTTAATTCGTACTATCTTAGTTCCAGCGACTATGGCGCTTTTAGAAAGCTGGAATTGGTATTTGCCCAAGTTTCTGGACAAAATATTGCCTAAGTTTTAA
- the lptB gene encoding LPS export ABC transporter ATP-binding protein, whose translation MSQLEAKNLKKSFKSRTVVNGVSIHIKKGECVGLLGPNGAGKTTCFYMIVGLQSCDEGQIIINNHDITHDAMHQRARLGISYLPQEASVFRKLTVAENIMAILELRPELNEQAREEKLDLLLQEFHIAHLTNSLGMALSGGERRRVEIARALAIEPSFILLDEPFAGVDPISVIDIKKIIQHLCNKNIGVLITDHNVRETLDICERAYIVSQGKILCEGTPEIILSNKQVRTVYLGEDFTL comes from the coding sequence ATGAGCCAATTAGAAGCCAAAAATTTAAAAAAGTCGTTTAAATCCCGAACTGTTGTTAATGGTGTTAGCATCCACATTAAAAAGGGAGAATGCGTTGGCTTATTAGGTCCGAATGGAGCTGGTAAAACCACCTGTTTTTATATGATAGTCGGCCTACAATCTTGCGATGAAGGCCAAATTATCATTAATAATCATGATATTACCCATGATGCGATGCATCAAAGAGCTCGATTAGGTATTAGTTATCTCCCTCAAGAGGCTTCTGTTTTCCGTAAACTTACAGTAGCTGAAAATATAATGGCTATTCTCGAATTAAGACCTGAATTAAATGAGCAGGCTCGTGAGGAAAAATTAGATCTATTACTCCAAGAATTTCATATTGCCCATCTGACTAATAGTTTAGGTATGGCCTTATCTGGAGGCGAAAGAAGGCGTGTTGAAATTGCACGGGCTTTAGCGATTGAACCCTCCTTCATTTTGCTTGATGAACCTTTTGCTGGAGTAGATCCTATTTCGGTAATAGATATTAAAAAAATAATCCAACACTTATGTAATAAAAATATCGGTGTACTCATCACGGATCATAATGTTAGGGAGACATTAGACATTTGTGAACGAGCTTATATAGTTAGCCAAGGAAAAATTTTATGTGAAGGAACACCTGAGATCATTCTATCAAATAAACAGGTCAGAACTGTTTATTTGGGTGAGGACTTTACTTTATAG